A window of the Bdellovibrio sp. ZAP7 genome harbors these coding sequences:
- a CDS encoding low affinity iron permease family protein yields MNEMFRQISNKISHWVGTPAAFAVAVLGIVAWAMCGPLFHFSDTWQLVINTTTTIITFLMVFLIQNTQNRDARAIHLKLDELIRANTGARNSLIDLEEMSDELLDQVHEDFKASHENITSIIEEIEKQKEKRTKD; encoded by the coding sequence ATGAACGAAATGTTTCGCCAAATCTCAAATAAAATTTCTCATTGGGTTGGAACACCGGCGGCCTTTGCCGTCGCGGTTCTGGGTATTGTTGCGTGGGCGATGTGTGGCCCGCTCTTTCATTTTTCAGATACCTGGCAGTTGGTGATAAACACGACAACCACGATCATCACTTTTCTTATGGTGTTCTTGATTCAAAACACGCAAAATCGGGATGCACGGGCCATCCACTTAAAGTTGGATGAATTGATTCGCGCCAACACCGGGGCTCGCAATTCATTGATTGATCTGGAAGAGATGTCTGATGAACTTTTAGATCAAGTACACGAAGACTTTAAAGCCTCGCACGAAAACATTACGTCTATAATTGAAGAAATCGAAAAGCAGAAAGAAAAGAGAACCAAGGACTAA
- a CDS encoding MarC family protein, whose translation MNSISIASFYHYVFVCLVALFPPVNPFGTAFIVGPFLKGLSTKRRMQSAAAIAIYCLGICITFTLLGGFFFKLFGISVPVVQIAGGMLIARMGFSILSATDPQEDQEKVVDNDNAARNKSLKSMLFYPLAFPTTTGGGTISVLMALSANSYHENHAIHMFNLLATSVACVILALIIFACYSLTPTILDRLNLQALQVANKFSGFLTFCVGIQIMVDGVLGVAKILIKG comes from the coding sequence ATGAATTCTATTTCTATTGCGTCTTTCTATCATTATGTTTTCGTTTGTCTGGTGGCTTTGTTTCCGCCGGTGAATCCCTTCGGTACTGCTTTTATCGTCGGACCATTTCTAAAAGGTCTTTCCACCAAGCGCCGTATGCAATCCGCAGCAGCAATTGCGATTTACTGCCTGGGAATTTGCATAACCTTTACCTTACTGGGGGGATTTTTCTTTAAGCTTTTTGGAATCTCGGTGCCCGTGGTGCAGATCGCCGGGGGCATGTTGATTGCGCGTATGGGTTTTTCAATTCTGTCTGCGACCGATCCCCAAGAGGATCAAGAGAAAGTCGTGGATAATGACAATGCTGCCCGTAATAAATCTTTGAAGTCAATGCTGTTTTATCCCCTGGCGTTTCCAACGACCACAGGTGGTGGGACGATCTCCGTCCTGATGGCTTTAAGTGCGAATAGCTATCACGAAAACCACGCCATCCATATGTTCAACCTCCTTGCGACTTCAGTCGCGTGCGTGATCTTGGCTTTGATCATATTTGCCTGCTATTCACTGACTCCAACTATTCTGGACCGCTTAAATCTGCAAGCACTTCAGGTGGCAAACAAATTTAGCGGTTTTTTGACGTTTTGTGTGGGAATCCAGATTATGGTGGATGGCGTCTTGGGAGTCGCAAAAATTCTTATCAAAGGCTGA
- a CDS encoding D-2-hydroxyacid dehydrogenase yields MKKKILITDRFAQDSFLYLQQNENFEVIRSDSHIHLPLEHLVSAHALIIRSRTVINEELLQKARQLQLIITCTSGFDHIDLAATEKWGITVMHTPTANVQSAAQLTWGLVLACVNNLMPAQKMVKDGEWKRDLITGIELSGRTYGIIGLGRIGSRVAELAQAFGMNVVAFDPYAADENFERLNIPRLSYEEVLKSADVISFHVPKTLETEHMLDRSHFEYIHRGIILVNTSRGSVINENDLCEALGNGWLRSVGLDVFEKEPLSKTSNLLGYPNVVVTPHIGANTEDAFFKASQVAANKLMAFFVDGSTSDTLPPRAPWYGATPFDK; encoded by the coding sequence ATGAAGAAAAAAATCTTAATCACGGATCGCTTTGCTCAAGATAGCTTCCTTTACTTACAACAAAATGAAAACTTCGAAGTCATTCGCAGCGACAGTCACATTCATCTGCCTTTGGAGCATTTGGTTTCTGCTCACGCTTTAATCATTCGCAGTCGCACAGTTATTAACGAAGAGCTTTTACAAAAAGCCCGTCAACTGCAACTGATCATCACTTGCACCAGTGGCTTTGATCATATCGATTTAGCGGCCACCGAAAAATGGGGCATCACAGTGATGCACACTCCCACTGCGAACGTTCAATCAGCGGCGCAACTGACTTGGGGCTTGGTGCTTGCATGCGTGAACAACCTTATGCCTGCTCAAAAAATGGTCAAAGATGGCGAATGGAAGCGTGATTTGATCACGGGCATTGAACTTTCCGGTCGCACTTATGGAATTATCGGTTTGGGTCGCATTGGCTCCCGCGTTGCAGAGCTTGCTCAAGCTTTCGGCATGAATGTTGTGGCTTTCGATCCCTATGCCGCTGATGAAAACTTTGAACGTTTAAACATCCCGCGTTTAAGCTACGAAGAAGTTTTGAAGTCAGCAGATGTTATAAGTTTTCACGTTCCAAAAACTTTGGAAACCGAGCACATGCTCGACCGTTCACACTTTGAATACATTCACCGCGGCATTATTCTAGTAAACACCTCTCGCGGATCAGTTATTAACGAAAATGACCTCTGTGAGGCTTTAGGAAACGGATGGTTGCGTTCCGTGGGCCTGGATGTATTCGAGAAGGAGCCTCTTTCTAAGACATCCAATTTACTGGGTTACCCGAATGTGGTGGTAACTCCGCACATTGGAGCAAATACGGAAGATGCTTTCTTTAAAGCGAGTCAGGTTGCAGCAAATAAGCTGATGGCCTTTTTCGTGGATGGAAGCACTTCTGACACTCTCCCGCCAAGAGCGCCTTGGTACGGAGCTACGCCTTTTGACAAATAG
- a CDS encoding adenylosuccinate synthase produces the protein MSGIVVVGAQWGDEGKGKLVDVFAEKADMVVRYQGGANAGHTLVVNGQKTVLHLVPSGILRPDTTCVITSGVVIDVFSIRDEIKRLIAGGYLQNPKQLLISDTATIILPYHKALDSAREAALQGSKIGTTGKGIGPAYEDRASRRAVLFGDIFDPQSLKEKLELALREKNFMLENYYKSSTFKLDDLLAQLKEVAEDLAPYRAKDTSLFISKALKANKRVMFEGAQGTMLDILHGTYPYVTSSSTLSANACVSAGVGPTNIQKVIGVFKAYTTRVGSGPFPTELHDEVGQKIQADGHEFGATTGRARRCGWLDLVALKYAIRVNGITNLAMMKIDVLSGHDRIGVCTAYKINGEVISELPTSPYELEKVEPVVEWMTGWKEDLTKVKTLSDLPRQTTNFIDYVGSQLGTPIDVISVGPGREQTLWVKPLFNN, from the coding sequence ATGTCAGGAATCGTGGTTGTCGGCGCTCAGTGGGGCGACGAGGGTAAAGGTAAATTGGTCGACGTGTTTGCAGAAAAAGCAGACATGGTGGTGCGCTATCAAGGCGGCGCCAATGCAGGTCACACATTGGTTGTGAACGGCCAAAAAACAGTTTTGCACTTGGTTCCAAGTGGTATCTTACGTCCTGACACGACTTGCGTGATCACTTCAGGCGTTGTTATCGACGTGTTCAGCATCCGTGACGAAATCAAACGCCTGATCGCCGGCGGGTATTTGCAAAATCCAAAACAGCTTTTAATCTCGGATACCGCAACGATCATTCTTCCTTACCACAAAGCTTTGGACTCCGCTCGTGAGGCTGCTCTTCAAGGTAGCAAAATCGGAACAACTGGCAAAGGCATCGGGCCCGCTTACGAAGACCGCGCTTCTCGCCGCGCCGTTTTGTTCGGCGATATCTTTGATCCACAATCCTTGAAAGAAAAATTGGAACTGGCTCTGCGTGAAAAGAACTTCATGCTTGAGAACTACTACAAATCTTCCACTTTCAAATTGGACGACTTGCTGGCGCAACTGAAAGAAGTGGCCGAAGACTTGGCTCCTTACCGCGCCAAAGACACTTCTCTGTTCATTTCTAAAGCCTTGAAAGCCAACAAACGCGTGATGTTCGAAGGCGCCCAAGGAACGATGCTGGATATCCTGCACGGAACTTACCCTTACGTGACTTCCTCATCCACACTTTCAGCAAATGCTTGCGTGAGTGCGGGTGTGGGTCCTACCAACATTCAAAAAGTAATTGGTGTGTTCAAAGCTTACACGACTCGTGTGGGTTCAGGTCCTTTCCCAACGGAACTTCACGATGAAGTCGGCCAAAAAATTCAAGCCGATGGTCATGAGTTTGGTGCGACAACAGGTCGTGCGCGCCGCTGTGGCTGGTTGGACTTGGTTGCCTTGAAATACGCGATCCGCGTAAACGGCATTACGAACCTGGCGATGATGAAGATCGACGTTTTGTCGGGCCATGACCGCATCGGTGTTTGTACAGCTTATAAAATCAATGGCGAAGTGATCAGTGAACTTCCAACGTCTCCTTATGAGTTGGAAAAAGTAGAACCTGTGGTTGAATGGATGACCGGCTGGAAAGAAGATTTGACGAAGGTTAAGACCTTGTCAGATCTTCCTCGCCAAACGACGAATTTCATTGATTACGTGGGCTCGCAATTGGGTACTCCGATCGACGTGATCTCAGTTGGTCCGGGTCGCGAGCAGACTCTTTGGGTAAAACCGTTGTTCAATAACTAG
- a CDS encoding amidohydrolase family protein: MKKRTTTQILVSTLLTGTMLGCAGGGSTSTSSNAPVKKIHESIVLKGVTIVNTQNGQLLPNMAVMIDSGKISKIISAEAVGEQGSKRVIDATGKYLVPGYLDMHAHILDDSSSAEMGAIMLAHGITGFRQMSGTDEILLQRKDGKLKLSEDSPELLGMPGPVLLRSNASSADAAVELVQKQRSEGADFIKVVDVAPNVFFAALAEAKKEGEYFAGHIPAGVDAVQASKAGMLSIEHLGPVDSVLISCSTNEASVRKAIGSEATVNMSAEIGKLTVANPLLVRLMANQNAFLKTRTIIDTYSDSKCKKVAETFANFKTWHVPTLIRNVTMQQADKAEYTNSANLQYVSRGTREYWDGVSKQFTKIVKPVARETLRQLGAMDMKLVKLFDQQGVKMMTGTDVGGMWVVPGVSLHQEFDLLAKAGLSPLKVLQMTTLNGAEFLGKRSTMGTVEVGKDANLVLLDANPVVSVANLHKINGVVRDGKYYSEPMLKSLKDEAAKKLATVVNTDSSSLVH; this comes from the coding sequence ATGAAAAAAAGAACAACGACTCAGATTCTAGTAAGCACGTTATTAACAGGAACTATGCTTGGTTGCGCAGGGGGAGGCTCCACTTCGACTTCGTCCAACGCTCCCGTAAAAAAAATCCACGAAAGCATCGTTCTTAAAGGTGTGACTATCGTCAACACACAAAACGGTCAGTTGCTACCGAATATGGCAGTGATGATTGACTCGGGAAAAATCTCAAAGATTATTTCGGCTGAGGCCGTTGGTGAGCAGGGCAGTAAGCGTGTCATCGACGCGACTGGAAAATATCTGGTGCCAGGGTATTTGGATATGCATGCGCACATCCTGGACGATTCTTCGTCTGCAGAGATGGGTGCCATCATGCTCGCACACGGAATCACGGGGTTTCGCCAGATGTCGGGTACTGACGAAATTCTGTTGCAACGTAAAGATGGTAAATTGAAATTGTCCGAAGACTCTCCGGAGCTTTTAGGAATGCCAGGTCCGGTTCTTTTGCGTTCGAATGCAAGTTCGGCAGATGCGGCTGTGGAACTCGTGCAAAAACAGCGTTCTGAAGGTGCCGACTTTATTAAAGTTGTTGATGTGGCCCCAAATGTTTTCTTTGCGGCTTTAGCTGAAGCAAAAAAAGAAGGGGAGTATTTCGCAGGTCATATCCCAGCTGGTGTCGATGCGGTGCAAGCATCCAAAGCAGGAATGCTTTCTATCGAACATCTGGGGCCTGTCGATTCCGTGTTGATCAGTTGCTCTACCAATGAAGCAAGTGTTCGTAAAGCTATTGGTTCTGAAGCGACCGTCAATATGTCGGCAGAAATTGGCAAGCTCACAGTCGCAAACCCCTTGTTAGTACGTTTGATGGCTAATCAAAATGCCTTTTTGAAAACCCGCACGATCATTGATACCTATAGTGATTCAAAATGCAAAAAAGTTGCCGAGACGTTTGCGAATTTCAAAACTTGGCATGTGCCGACGTTAATTCGTAACGTCACTATGCAACAGGCCGATAAAGCCGAATACACGAATTCTGCAAACCTTCAGTACGTTTCTCGAGGGACGCGCGAATACTGGGATGGAGTTTCTAAGCAGTTTACAAAAATTGTAAAACCGGTAGCTCGCGAAACTCTTCGTCAGTTGGGTGCGATGGACATGAAGCTGGTAAAACTATTTGATCAGCAGGGTGTGAAAATGATGACGGGAACTGATGTGGGCGGGATGTGGGTCGTGCCTGGAGTCTCTTTGCACCAAGAGTTCGATCTTTTAGCGAAAGCTGGGTTGTCGCCATTAAAAGTTTTGCAGATGACTACTTTAAATGGAGCAGAATTCTTGGGTAAGCGCTCCACAATGGGAACTGTGGAAGTAGGCAAAGATGCGAATTTGGTTTTGCTTGATGCAAACCCAGTCGTTAGCGTTGCGAATCTTCATAAAATCAACGGTGTCGTCAGAGACGGTAAATACTATTCCGAGCCGATGTTAAAGTCTCTTAAAGATGAAGCCGCGAAAAAATTGGCTACGGTTGTAAATACGGATAGTAGCAGTCTCGTTCATTAA
- the holA gene encoding DNA polymerase III subunit delta, whose amino-acid sequence MALIDSQKFYKDLEKGNLAPMYFLFGEEPYLLNQSVERFKYAVLTEGAIDFNYSLFYASDADIVQVRDAVETLPMMAPRRLVILKEAQELTDKEWSQLESLIEEPVDSTCFVILASRVDKRKKQIRQLLDKAECVEFKKPYENQVPSWINYIAETLGLKISNDAIHLLHKLVGHHLTEIEAELKKLGEFVEGARRIEVQDVAQVVSRSKEESVFDFTKAVGLNDRVKALEYLVHLLDQGQNEIGIISLVARHIRILLAVKKGMEEGLHGAKLAHYAQVPPYFLENYSEQARLWTAKKLEQTMVVLSETDKALKSSPLSSHIWLENMVLKTCTA is encoded by the coding sequence ATGGCATTAATTGATTCACAAAAATTTTATAAAGACTTGGAAAAGGGAAACCTGGCTCCAATGTACTTCTTATTCGGGGAAGAGCCGTATTTGTTGAATCAAAGTGTCGAGCGTTTCAAATATGCCGTTCTGACCGAGGGCGCGATCGATTTTAATTATAGCCTGTTTTACGCAAGTGACGCCGACATCGTGCAAGTTCGCGACGCCGTTGAAACTTTGCCGATGATGGCGCCTCGTCGTTTGGTGATCCTGAAGGAAGCTCAAGAACTGACAGACAAAGAATGGTCGCAATTGGAATCCTTGATCGAGGAGCCAGTGGACAGCACTTGTTTTGTGATCTTAGCTTCGCGCGTGGATAAGCGTAAAAAACAAATTCGCCAACTTTTGGACAAAGCCGAATGCGTCGAGTTCAAAAAACCTTACGAAAACCAAGTTCCATCTTGGATCAACTACATCGCTGAAACTTTGGGTTTAAAAATCTCCAACGACGCGATTCACTTGCTGCATAAATTGGTAGGACATCATCTGACTGAAATCGAAGCCGAGTTGAAAAAGCTAGGGGAGTTCGTCGAAGGTGCACGCCGTATCGAAGTGCAAGACGTTGCGCAAGTGGTGTCTCGTTCCAAAGAAGAAAGCGTTTTCGATTTCACCAAAGCTGTTGGTTTGAATGACCGCGTGAAAGCGCTCGAGTACCTGGTTCATCTTTTGGATCAAGGTCAAAATGAAATTGGTATTATTTCATTGGTCGCTCGCCATATTCGTATTTTGCTAGCGGTTAAGAAAGGCATGGAAGAAGGCCTGCACGGAGCAAAGCTAGCTCACTATGCGCAGGTTCCTCCATACTTCCTTGAAAACTACAGCGAACAAGCTCGCCTGTGGACTGCAAAAAAATTAGAGCAGACGATGGTCGTTTTGTCTGAGACTGACAAGGCTCTAAAATCTTCGCCTCTATCCAGCCACATTTGGCTCGAGAATATGGTCCTAAAAACCTGCACAGCTTAA
- a CDS encoding alanine--glyoxylate aminotransferase family protein, with product MTTFNDEYSLLAPGPVNLHPEVRKALALPMIHHRTPEFDVILKRILEGIRQVFQTKEDVYLLSCTGSGGMEALLVNVISPGDKILAIVSGKFGERWAEMAKTFGAEVSIINVPWGEAVKPESVADHLKRFPETRAVLCQACETSTAVAHPIKEISEIVSQYSETLFLVDAITALGAYPLPMDAWKIDGLVAGSQKAFMLPTGMAFISFSKKAQGYFDSAKCPRFYYDVRKEKKANAAGETFFSSNVAITRALDVVLNLINKQGLESLFHTIHRRAEFTRIFAQKLGFTLYAKSPSDSVTALVVPQTMDGQKIRLELEQSHNITIMGGQDQAKGKIIRVGHMGYIQDQELLKLIDNLGQVLRKFDPGSLTLEQISVVVDEGRQWLEQNP from the coding sequence ATGACTACTTTCAATGATGAATACAGCTTGTTAGCACCGGGCCCCGTAAACCTTCATCCTGAGGTGCGTAAAGCCTTGGCATTGCCGATGATTCATCATCGCACACCTGAATTTGACGTGATTTTAAAGCGCATTTTAGAGGGCATTCGCCAAGTTTTCCAAACGAAAGAAGATGTTTATCTTTTAAGCTGCACCGGTTCTGGCGGCATGGAAGCGTTGCTTGTCAATGTGATCTCTCCGGGTGATAAAATATTGGCAATCGTCTCTGGAAAGTTCGGAGAGCGTTGGGCGGAAATGGCGAAAACATTTGGCGCCGAAGTTTCCATCATCAATGTTCCCTGGGGCGAGGCTGTGAAGCCTGAATCCGTCGCCGATCATTTGAAACGTTTCCCAGAAACTCGTGCGGTTCTGTGCCAGGCCTGCGAAACCTCGACTGCTGTCGCTCACCCGATCAAAGAAATTTCTGAAATCGTTTCCCAGTATTCTGAAACTCTGTTCCTGGTGGATGCGATCACGGCTTTGGGAGCATATCCCCTGCCGATGGATGCATGGAAAATTGACGGCTTAGTCGCAGGCTCACAAAAAGCCTTTATGCTTCCAACAGGCATGGCCTTCATTTCTTTTTCTAAAAAAGCACAAGGCTATTTTGATTCCGCCAAATGCCCAAGATTTTACTATGACGTGCGTAAGGAAAAGAAAGCCAACGCTGCCGGCGAAACTTTCTTTTCTTCGAACGTGGCGATCACTCGCGCTTTGGATGTGGTTTTAAATTTGATCAACAAGCAAGGCTTGGAAAGCTTGTTCCACACCATTCACCGCCGAGCTGAGTTTACGCGTATTTTCGCTCAGAAATTGGGTTTCACTCTGTATGCAAAATCTCCGAGTGATTCGGTGACGGCTCTGGTCGTTCCACAAACGATGGACGGTCAAAAAATTCGCTTGGAGCTTGAGCAATCCCACAACATCACGATTATGGGCGGCCAGGATCAAGCCAAAGGTAAAATCATTCGCGTGGGTCATATGGGATATATTCAAGATCAGGAGCTTTTGAAACTGATCGACAATTTGGGACAGGTTTTACGTAAGTTCGATCCAGGTTCTTTGACGCTAGAACAAATTTCCGTCGTGGTGGATGAAGGCAGACAATGGTTGGAGCAAAATCCATGA
- a CDS encoding sensor histidine kinase, with the protein MAKLGRVFILCVLVFLAFSARASSWDLTSNVRLGVSSPGVSDFSTVEFNSLSTGTLTQGYSDKDPWFQIHIQNSSDQPLQKILYFDSPQIGRLTLWQEGKYRPSYSGPGYSLEERAYPSRLGAFLIQLGPQQNGVFYIKRDIHHALNSKVFLTDESDFLKQENSARMIFFFYIGGIVALVLYNFLLGVFTTEKDYLHYSLFAGSFGATALVLHGVVDTYLLPIRFIVFSNYLMFFSSLTLLSACFFVERFLGITRDFKLGFNGIRVFKFLAAVPLIASFVVPEHRELFFLGFWIDISIAAAILFFIFSGFYMLLRHAHQLATYFLFSWVVVLLGTFVWLAAFYGIIPNNAFTQYSLLFANLGEMVVLSLGLAYKIRVLDEQKRRALRAAEDKDRYHRLVRVLSHDVANTVSGLLYHSEMLKAHVESGPADIHLDRIHNSTGQLIQILKSVRHEEVFHIFREHAEMELVDLKSVCEELVNHYAWQLREKHLTAEVNISAHLMVRADRSALLNQVLSNIFSNAIKFSDEYKKVSLQVLDEGAFRILEITDEGVGILPEEIELIFFSKKIVSHRGTGNEAGTGLGASLISEYMKLFGGRVEVQSRHHSKHDVSGTTVRLLFPILG; encoded by the coding sequence ATGGCAAAGTTAGGAAGAGTTTTCATTCTGTGCGTGCTGGTTTTCCTGGCTTTCTCTGCTCGAGCCTCGTCATGGGATTTAACTTCCAATGTCAGGCTCGGGGTGTCTTCTCCCGGGGTCAGCGATTTTTCTACTGTCGAATTTAATAGTTTATCAACTGGTACTCTGACTCAAGGCTATTCTGATAAAGACCCCTGGTTTCAAATTCACATTCAAAATTCCAGTGACCAGCCATTACAAAAGATTCTCTATTTTGATTCTCCTCAAATCGGACGCCTGACTTTGTGGCAAGAAGGGAAATATCGCCCGAGCTATTCTGGGCCGGGATATTCGTTGGAAGAAAGAGCTTACCCCTCACGTCTCGGAGCATTTCTCATTCAATTGGGACCGCAGCAAAATGGCGTATTTTATATTAAGCGCGACATTCACCATGCATTGAACTCCAAAGTCTTTCTGACGGATGAAAGTGATTTCTTAAAGCAGGAAAACTCTGCACGGATGATTTTCTTTTTCTATATAGGTGGAATTGTCGCCCTGGTTCTTTATAATTTTCTGCTGGGCGTGTTCACGACCGAAAAAGACTATTTGCATTACTCGTTGTTCGCAGGAAGCTTTGGAGCCACGGCCTTGGTTCTGCATGGAGTGGTGGATACATATCTTTTACCCATTCGTTTCATCGTTTTTTCAAACTATTTAATGTTCTTTTCCTCTCTGACGCTTCTATCGGCCTGTTTTTTTGTCGAGCGTTTTTTAGGAATCACCCGTGATTTCAAGCTGGGATTTAATGGCATTCGTGTTTTTAAATTTCTGGCTGCGGTTCCGCTGATCGCAAGTTTTGTGGTTCCCGAGCATCGCGAGTTGTTTTTCCTGGGGTTCTGGATAGATATTTCCATTGCCGCGGCGATTTTATTTTTTATTTTTAGCGGCTTTTACATGTTGCTGCGACACGCGCATCAATTAGCGACATATTTCTTATTTAGTTGGGTGGTTGTTTTACTCGGAACCTTCGTTTGGCTTGCGGCATTTTATGGCATTATCCCGAATAACGCTTTCACGCAATATTCGCTGCTGTTTGCGAACCTGGGCGAGATGGTGGTGCTCTCCCTGGGGCTTGCCTATAAAATTCGTGTTTTGGATGAACAAAAGCGCCGTGCCTTGCGTGCGGCAGAAGACAAGGATCGTTATCATCGCTTGGTTCGAGTGCTATCTCATGATGTGGCAAATACTGTATCGGGTCTTCTGTATCACTCAGAAATGCTAAAAGCCCACGTCGAATCTGGGCCGGCTGATATTCATCTGGACCGTATTCATAATTCAACAGGGCAGTTGATTCAGATTTTGAAATCGGTTCGTCATGAAGAGGTCTTTCATATCTTCCGTGAGCATGCCGAGATGGAGTTGGTGGATCTTAAATCGGTCTGCGAAGAGCTGGTGAATCACTATGCTTGGCAGTTGCGGGAAAAGCATTTAACGGCGGAAGTGAATATTTCTGCCCATTTGATGGTTCGCGCGGATCGTTCGGCTTTGTTAAATCAGGTGCTTTCAAATATATTTTCGAATGCTATTAAGTTCAGTGACGAATATAAAAAAGTATCACTCCAGGTGTTGGATGAAGGGGCATTCCGCATCCTGGAAATCACTGACGAGGGTGTAGGTATTTTGCCAGAAGAAATTGAATTGATTTTCTTTAGTAAAAAAATTGTCAGCCATCGTGGCACAGGAAATGAGGCGGGTACCGGTCTGGGAGCTTCACTGATTTCAGAATATATGAAACTATTTGGCGGCCGTGTCGAAGTGCAATCTCGGCACCACAGCAAACACGACGTTTCTGGAACAACGGTGCGACTGCTTTTTCCGATTCTAGGGTGA
- a CDS encoding LptE family protein encodes MDAIFKGSRSILILSLLCLQLLSGCAYHLGVASRTIPGGYKQISVPVFKNKSQEPGLEVAFTNGLIHEFQRSRVARVVDNSLSEVAVMGTIDSVSYLPGAKRVAGDSSTFLPKGTVIASEYRILLTVTVKVVRQADGTQLWAGSFTGERTYAAPQVTLAGVNSVDPLYNLSARRQNIDLMANDLMLEAHDRITENF; translated from the coding sequence GTGGACGCAATATTTAAAGGCTCTCGCAGCATTCTGATTCTCTCTCTACTTTGCCTACAGCTTCTTTCGGGTTGTGCTTATCATTTGGGTGTGGCCAGCAGAACAATTCCAGGCGGGTACAAACAGATTTCCGTTCCAGTTTTTAAAAATAAATCTCAAGAGCCGGGACTTGAAGTTGCGTTCACCAATGGTTTGATTCACGAATTTCAACGCTCTCGTGTGGCACGTGTTGTGGACAACTCACTTTCAGAAGTGGCTGTGATGGGAACCATCGACAGTGTCAGTTATTTGCCAGGTGCAAAACGTGTCGCCGGTGACTCTTCGACTTTTCTTCCTAAAGGAACTGTTATCGCGTCAGAATATCGTATTCTTCTGACAGTAACTGTCAAAGTTGTGAGACAAGCTGACGGCACGCAGTTGTGGGCGGGAAGCTTTACGGGGGAGCGTACTTATGCAGCACCTCAGGTAACGCTTGCTGGCGTAAACTCGGTGGATCCTCTTTACAATCTCTCAGCCCGAAGGCAAAACATTGACCTTATGGCGAACGATCTCATGCTTGAAGCTCACGATCGTATTACAGAGAATTTTTAG
- a CDS encoding alpha/beta fold hydrolase, with protein MNKNQSTPLVCLHGFLCDPRLWQDVKVIHAYPGPVHLIDFKFCKTLEDMLGQIESLAEPRFHLIGFSMGGYIAELFATRFPERIETLTLIAANVGALSERDISTRMKMAEMLLKVQYKGMSEKEVSKFIHPESAKNPRVVQAIIEMSRAYTSAMYVNQMRATLHREDLTVALNALDFPISIIAGREDRVVSYHSLKKFHEAISRSDFQVIEESGHYLPLEKPDDVGRAVLRVISR; from the coding sequence GTGAATAAAAATCAATCAACACCCCTCGTGTGCCTGCACGGGTTTCTATGTGATCCACGACTGTGGCAAGACGTTAAGGTTATCCATGCTTATCCAGGGCCGGTGCATCTCATTGACTTTAAATTCTGTAAAACTCTGGAAGACATGCTCGGGCAAATCGAAAGTCTGGCAGAGCCGCGCTTTCATCTGATCGGCTTTTCCATGGGTGGGTATATCGCGGAACTTTTTGCGACCAGATTTCCAGAGCGCATTGAGACTCTGACTTTGATTGCCGCTAACGTGGGTGCCTTAAGCGAAAGAGACATCTCCACTCGCATGAAAATGGCCGAGATGCTTTTAAAGGTGCAGTACAAAGGCATGTCAGAAAAAGAAGTTTCTAAATTCATTCACCCCGAATCAGCAAAAAATCCCCGCGTCGTGCAGGCGATCATTGAAATGAGTCGCGCCTATACATCCGCGATGTATGTGAACCAAATGCGGGCGACTTTGCACCGTGAAGATCTCACGGTAGCTCTGAATGCGCTTGATTTTCCTATCTCTATTATTGCAGGCAGGGAAGACCGCGTCGTTTCCTATCACTCCCTTAAAAAATTTCACGAAGCGATCTCGCGCTCGGACTTTCAGGTGATAGAGGAGAGTGGACATTACCTGCCACTGGAGAAACCCGATGATGTTGGTCGAGCTGTATTGCGAGTAATTTCTAGATAG